A genomic window from Quercus lobata isolate SW786 chromosome 10, ValleyOak3.0 Primary Assembly, whole genome shotgun sequence includes:
- the LOC115965061 gene encoding putative disease resistance protein RGA1, with translation MAEAVLTDVAKEILSKLIPLVTEQIGLFWGFNDELTRLRDSVELIQSVLADADRRQEREEAVRLWLRRLKDLAYDADDVLDELAYEILRRKVEIRNQMKRKVCFFFSFSNPIAFRIKMANKVKTISESLKRINEEADRFGLAREKLVNAILAIIPNRETDSFIDHSEVVGRGDHVLEIVDLLLSATNQQLSVIPIVGMAGLGKTTVAKLVYNHELVKRHFDKTIWVCVSDDFNDKRILREALESLTHQPSALENKNTILECLKKELQGKRYLLILDDVWNEVPMKWNTLRNCLLGINSSVGNSIILTTRSDNVAKITETIPQHNLKKLSKDECWSIIKKKVSLNERVQLTLELEAIGRDIAKKCGGVPLAAEVLGGTMSRKKEKSEWLAIQNNEIWNSLNVSNEMLPILKLSFDHLPSPSLKHCFAYCSIFPKDYRINKEELIQLWMAEGFLQPSLGSCLVMEDIGNICFDILLGNSLFQDEEKDDYDNIIICKMHDLVHDLALLVSKSETLILNEDLVDGISLVQRLVIQSKGKSIPRISSLKDGVWKLRTFISENASLGTGFQIEELGCLNQLKGKLDIRRLEHVKDKEASKNAKLVEKAKVYKLGFYWSGNREGNHNNDEEVLEGLQPHRYLKSLRIDGFGGEKFPSWMLTSHDARDGFLLYDNLINIKLIDCKKCEVLPTLGLLPCLRDLEISGMDNVRSIGTEFYGNYNDGGYDKILFPCLRSLELGGCKI, from the exons ATGGCTGAGGCTGTCCTTACTGATGTTGCTAAGGAAATACTAAGCAAGCTGATTCCACTTGTTACTGAGCAGATCGGCCTTTTCTGGGGTTTCAATGATGAGCTGACACGGCTTCGTGATTCAGTAGAGTTGATTCAATCTGTGCTGGCTGATGCAGACAGAAGGCAAGAAAGAGAAGAGGCCGTGAGGCTTTGGCTGCGGAGGCTTAAAGACCTTGCTTATGATGCTGATGACGTGCTGGATGAGCTTGCTTATGAGATTCTTCGACGAAAGGTAGAAATTCGAAACCAAATGAAGAGAAAGGtatgcttcttcttttcattttcaaacCCCATTGCATTTCGTATCAAGATGGCCAACAAAGTTAAGACTATTAGTGAATCGCTAAAAAGGATTAATGAAGAAGCAGATAGATTTGGACTAGCCAGAGAAAAATTAGTAAATGCAATTCTTGCGATAATCCCAAACCGAGAGACAGACTCCTTTATTGATCATTCAGAAGTTGTAGGAAGGGGAGATCATGTCTTAGAAATAGTAGACTTGTTGCTTAGTGCAACCAATCAACAACTCTCTGTCATTCCTATTGTAGGAATGGCAGGTTTGGGGAAGACGACTGTAGCAAAACTAGTGTACAATCATGAGCTAGTAAAGAGACATTTTGATAAGACAATCTGGGTCTGTGTCTCTGATGATTTCAATGATAAAAGGATTTTGAGAGAGGCTCTAGAATCCCTTACCCATCAGCCAAGTGCATTAGAAAATAAGAATACAATATTAGAATGCCTTAAAAAAGAGTTGCAAGGCAAAAGATATCTTCTAATACTTGATGATGTGTGGAATGAAGTACCTATGAAATGGAATACTTTAAGGAATTGTCTCTTAGGAATTAATTCGAGTGTGGGAAACAGCATTATTTTAACAACCCGTAGTGACAATGTGGCAAAAATCACAGAGACAATTCCACAACATAActtgaaaaaactatcaaaagaTGAATGCTGGTCCATCATCAAGAAAAAAGTATCTCTTAATGAAAGAGTTCAACTAACTCTAGAGTTAGAGGCTATTGGAAGggatattgcaaaaaaatgtgGAGGGGTCCCATTAGCTGCAGAAGTCCTAGGAGGGACGATGTCTCGTAAAAAGGAGAAAAGTGAATGGCTAGCGATTCAAAACAATGAAATTTGGAATTCACTAAATGTTAGTAATGAAATGTTACCAATATTAAAATTAAGCTTTGATCATCTTCCATCACCCTCTCTTAAACACTGTTTTGCATATTGTTCAATTTTTCCTAAAGATTATAGGATTAATAAGGAAGAATTAATTCAGCTTTGGATGGCTGAAGGGTTTCTTCAACCCTCTCTAGGAAGTTGTCTAGTGATGGAGGATATTGGTAATATATGTTTTGATATCTTATTGGGGAATTCCTTATTCCAAGATGAGGAAAAGGATGATTATGATAATATTATCATATGCAAAATGCATGATTTGGTACATGATCTTGCTCTCTTAGTTTCAAAATCAGAGACCCTAATTTTAAATGAGGATTTAGTAGATGGTATCAGCCTTGTACAGCGTTTGGTGATCCAATCTAAAGGCAAAAGTATACCAAGAATTTCATCTTTAAAAGATGGTGTTTGGAAATTGCGCACATTTATTTCAGAAAATGCTTCACTTG GCACAGGTTTTCAGATCGAAGAATTGGGATGCTTAAATCaactaaaaggaaaattagACATTCGTAGGCTAGAGCATGTGAAAGATAAAGAAGCCTCCAAAAACGCCAAATTAGTAGAAAAGGCCAAAGTATACAAGTTGGGATTTTACTGGAGTGGGAATAGAGAAGGCAACCACAATAATGATGAAGAGGTTTTGGAAGGACTCCAACCTCACCGATATTTAAAGAGCTTAAGAATTGATGGTTTTGGAGGGGAGAAATTCCCATCATGGATGTTGACAAGTCATGATGCAAGGGATGGCTTTTTGCTATATGACAATTTGattaatatcaaattaattGATTGCAAGAAATGTGAGGTTCTTCCCACTCTCGGGCTTCTACCTTGTCTTAGGGATCTTGAAATAAGTGGGATGGATAATGTAAGATCTATAGGAACCGAGTTTTACGGCAACTATAATGATGGTGGTTACGACAAAATATTGTTCCCGTGTTTGAGAAGTCTTGAATTGGGGGGATGCAAAATCTAG
- the LOC115965062 gene encoding uncharacterized protein LOC115965062, whose amino-acid sequence MAHFIRGHRYKKSRACLMSIKQREEEMLRAYISRFNKEALSIDEADDKILVATFMNGLKEGKFLFSLYKNDLKTMSEVLCRATKYMNAKDALLAREERPKKRERQKDTRQDQGRKRARTGDRRDERRLKPLEGRFTSFTPLTAPIDQVLMQIKDEGALTFPWKLKSDPNKRSRDKYCRFHRDHGHDMADCYDLK is encoded by the coding sequence ATGGCGCACTTTATCAGAGGACATCGGTACAAGAAATCTAGGGCTTGTTTAATGAGTATCAAACAGCGAGAGGAGGAAATGTTAAGGGCCTACATATCCCGCTTCAATAAGGAGGctctctcgatcgacgaagccgacgacaaaATACTTGTAGCAACATTCATGAATGGGCTAAAGgagggtaagtttttgttctccctgtACAAAAACGACCTGAAGACCATGTCAGAGGTGCTTTgcagggccaccaaatatatgaatgCTAAAGACGCACTATTGGCCCGCGAAGAGAGACccaagaagagagaaaggcaAAAAGACACCCGGCAGGATCAAGGCCGAAAGAGAGCGAGGACAGGAGACCGAAGGGATGAGAGACGACTTAAGCCCCTAGAGGGAAGATTCACCAGCTTCACCCCGTTGACCGCTCCGATAGatcaagtcctaatgcaaatcaaggacgagggGGCTCTGACGTTCCCTTGGAAGCTGAAGAGCGATCCCAACAAGCGGTCTAGGGAtaaatattgccgcttccatcgtgaccatggtcacgacATGGCAGATTGCTATGACTTGAAGTAA